A single genomic interval of Carassius auratus strain Wakin chromosome 30, ASM336829v1, whole genome shotgun sequence harbors:
- the c30h9orf85 gene encoding uncharacterized protein C9orf85 homolog — MSSQTGNVSRSRGQKHQNVTAFKNDKYGASAQVKKAKSKVHDGLCQHCKDVLEWKVKYNKYKPLTQPRKCVKCLQKTVKDAYHIICKPCALKLELCAKCGKKEEIVIPLDKKEEEVEDTSQPNKEKRQKKRDQEEEDDDGDFDDLGFSNDDYDSDS, encoded by the exons ATGAGTTCTCAAACAGGAAATGTTTCCCGATCGCGAGGCCAAAAACACCAGAATGTAACTGCCTTCAAAAATGACAAGTATGGAGCAAGTGCACAAGTTAAG AAAGCCAAATCAAAGGTTCACGATGGTCTGTGCCAGCACTGCAAAGATGTGCTAGAGTGGAAAGTAAAGTACAACAAATACAAGCCCCTTACACAGCCACGAAAATG TGTTAAGTGTCTTCAGAAAACAGTGAAGGATGCCTATCATATCATATGCAAGCCATGTGCACTAAAGCTGGAGCTTTGTGCAAAATGTGGGAAGAAGGAAGAGATTGTCATTCC acTTGACAAGAAGGAAGAAGAGGTAGAGGATACCAGCCAGCCAAATAAAgagaagagacagaaaaaaagagaccaggaggaggaggatgatgacgGAGATTTTGATGACCTGGGCTTTAGCAATGATGACTATGATAGTGATTCTTGA
- the gda gene encoding guanine deaminase — protein sequence MNRNDTTARIAHVFSGTFMHSTPRAAVEILHNCVLGVDDKGKIAFIENHQDVVSLSEKWGFETSDIKQLGQYEFLMPGMIDTHIHASQYSYTGTALDLPLLEWLNTYTFPVEAKYKDLDFANNVYTKVVRRTLKNGTTTACYFATIHTEASLLLGELADRFGQRALVGKVCMDCNSAVPHYKENPSECKEETDRFIKELLKKEYPNVKPVVTPRFAPSCSSSLLSELGEIAKNNKLHVQSHISENKEEVELVKTLFPGCKSYTDVYLKHNLLTDRTVMAHGCHLTDEELKIFRETGSAISHCPNSNISICSGMLNVRNVLNHEVKLGLGTDVAGGYSPSMLDAMRRTLDTSKALTILDPQHKTLSFEEVFRLATLGGSEALSLDDQTGNFVVGKDFDALRVNVCVPDGPIDLFPGEAPKVILEKFLNLGDDRNITEVYVAGRQVVPFPDK from the exons ATGAATCGGAACGACACCACCGCGCGCATTGCGCACGTCTTCAGTGGAACATTTATGCACTCCACACCACGAGCTGCGGTGGAAATACTGCACAACTGTGTCTTAGGAGTCGACGATAAGGGCAAG ATTGCATTTATTGAAAATCATCAAGATGTGGTCAGTCTTTCAGAAAAATGGGGCTTTGAAACTTCAGACATAAAACAACTTGGACAATA TGAGTTTCTTATGCCCGGAATGATTGATACACACATCCATGCATCTCAGTATAGCTATACTGGAACTGCATTAGACCTGCCTCTGCTGGAGTGGCTCAACACTTACACTTTCCCTGTTGAAGCCAAGTATAAAGACTTGGATTTTGCCAATAATGTCTACACTAAAGTTGTG AGAAGAACATTAAAGAACGGCACCACTACTGCTTGTTATTTTGCCACAATACACACTGAAGCCTCTCTTCTCCTTGGAGAGCTTGCAG ATAGGTTTGGACAAAGAGCTTTAGTGGGTAAAGTTTGCATGGACTGCAATTCTGCAGTTCCACATTACAAAGAGAATCCAAGTGAATGTAAAGAGGAGACAGATCG TTTCATCAAAGAGCTTCTCAAAAAGGAG TACCCGAATGTTAAGCCTGTGGTCACTCCTCGATTTGCTCCGTCCTGTTCCTCCTCACTGCTCAGTGAATTAGGTGAGATCGCCAAAAACAACAAGCTTCATGTTCAG AGTCACATCAGTGAGAACAAAGAGGAAGTGGAGCTTGTTAAGACATTGTTCCCAGGCTGCAAATCCTACACTGATGTTTACCTCAAGCACAACCTGCTTACAGATAGG ACCGTAATGGCCCATGGCTGTCACCTAACTGATGAAGAACTGAAGATCTTTCGTGAGACAGGATCTGCAATCTCTCACTGTCCTAACAGTAACATTTC GATTTGCAGTGGGATGCTAAATGTGCGCAATGTCTTGAACCATGAAGTGAAATTGGGTTTGGGGACAG ATGTAGCAGGAGGCTACTCCCCATCCATGCTAGATGCCATGAGAAGAACCCTGGACACATCGAAAGCCCTGACCATCCTGGACCCTCAGCATAAGACTCTGAGCTTTGAGGAGGTTTTCAGATTGGCTACACTTGGAGGCAGCGAAG CCCTCTCATTGGATGATCAGACCGGAAACTTTGTGGTAGGCAAGGACTTTGATGCCCTGCGAGTGAATGTTTGTGTTCCTGACGGACCGATCGATTTGTTTCCTGGTGAAGCCCCCAAG GTCATTTTGGAGAAGTTTTTAAACTTAG GTGATGATCGAAACATTACTGAAGTCTACGTGGCTGGAAGACAAGTGGTTCCATTTCCAGATAAATAA